Proteins encoded within one genomic window of Streptomyces sp. NBC_01314:
- a CDS encoding MFS transporter produces the protein MTTVSLMGVLVVGQMYVTIPLMPELAAAWGVRTESAALSTTAFAFAHAAGSLVSGPLATRWGRRTVMVMSVLAMTVVTALLPLVTSLGTGVALRALQGLFAGSFIPMSYAYLHARMAPHRVSLALTVVSACMGATVVIGQAEAQLVASLLGWKWVFWGTVPLLLAGAAVSWRVLLPGERGDAGTTDTGTGTGTSTGSGSGLRSVLGGRMITLYLVIMVGAASLTAAYTGVQLHGPAGMADDGPALLALRASALPALLIAVLLAPALSRLSAPRRAGGALVVTTAAMLAAAGGADSALALGAALFAFMAGFSTLGPALIQSVGARAGAAQTTAIAVYGFTLNVGAGAGAQLAVGFSDFSSLALFLAAALAVATAGVLRAARTT, from the coding sequence GTGACGACCGTGTCCCTCATGGGCGTGCTCGTGGTCGGCCAGATGTACGTCACCATTCCGCTCATGCCCGAACTCGCCGCCGCCTGGGGCGTGCGGACGGAGTCGGCGGCGCTGTCGACGACGGCGTTCGCCTTCGCCCACGCGGCGGGCTCGCTCGTCAGCGGCCCGCTGGCCACCCGCTGGGGACGGCGCACCGTCATGGTCATGAGCGTCCTGGCCATGACCGTCGTCACCGCCCTGCTGCCGCTGGTGACGTCCCTGGGCACCGGAGTCGCCCTGCGCGCCCTGCAGGGGCTGTTCGCGGGCTCGTTCATCCCCATGTCGTACGCGTATCTGCATGCCCGCATGGCCCCGCACCGGGTCTCCCTGGCCCTGACCGTGGTCTCCGCCTGTATGGGCGCCACCGTGGTGATCGGCCAGGCCGAGGCCCAGCTCGTGGCGTCGCTGCTCGGCTGGAAATGGGTGTTCTGGGGGACCGTGCCCCTGCTGCTGGCCGGTGCCGCCGTGTCCTGGCGTGTGCTGCTGCCCGGGGAGCGCGGGGACGCGGGCACCACGGACACAGGCACAGGCACAGGCACGAGTACGGGGTCGGGGTCGGGTCTGCGGAGCGTCCTCGGCGGCCGGATGATCACGCTGTACCTGGTCATCATGGTCGGCGCGGCGAGCCTGACCGCCGCCTACACCGGTGTCCAGCTGCACGGTCCCGCGGGCATGGCCGACGACGGCCCGGCCCTGCTGGCGCTGCGCGCCAGCGCCCTGCCGGCGCTGCTGATCGCCGTGCTGCTCGCCCCCGCCCTGAGCCGGCTCTCCGCACCGCGCCGTGCGGGCGGGGCCCTGGTGGTCACCACCGCCGCGATGCTGGCCGCGGCGGGCGGCGCCGACAGCGCCCTCGCCCTGGGGGCCGCCCTGTTCGCGTTCATGGCGGGGTTCTCCACGCTCGGTCCGGCACTCATCCAGAGCGTCGGCGCCCGGGCCGGGGCCGCTCAGACCACCGCGATCGCGGTGTACGGCTTCACCCTCAACGTCGGGGCCGGCGCCGGCGCCCAGCTCGCCGTCGGCTTCTCGGACTTCTCCTCGCTGGCACTGTTCCTGGCCGCGGCTCTGGCGGTCGCCACCGCCGGTGTCCTGCGCGCCGCCCGCACGACCTGA